The Catenulispora sp. MAP5-51 genome has a window encoding:
- a CDS encoding glycosyl hydrolase family 18 protein: MLAAILVAAAMTVALSASRARADSNLVVNPGFENGSLSPWTCDAGTGSVVGSPVHSGSHALAGAANNSDDAQCTQTISVQPNSAYTLSAYVEGAYVYIGATGYSSTWTPSATSYQQLSTSFTTGASTTSVQIYLHGWYGQGTYYADDVSLVGPGGQTQVPPVPSGLSVTGTTSSSVSLSWSASTGATGYNVYRGGSKVASVTGTSYTDSGLSASTSYSYTVSATNSAGESAQSAAVTGTTAGSGTTVPPTPGGLSVTGTTSSSVSLSWSASSGATGYNVYRGGSKVASVTGTSYTDSGLSASTTYSYAVTATNSAGESAKSSAVSATTSGTGGTGGALPKHVLTGYWQDFVNSAKPLSLAAVPSGYNLVAVAFANADASNPGGVTFSVDSGLSSALGGYTDAQFKADIATLHSRGQKVIVSVGGQNGAISVGDTASANNFANSVYGIMQSYGFDGVDIDLENGVNATYMAQALNSLSAKAGSGLIITMAPQTIDMQSTGMAYFQLALNIKNILTISNTQYYNSGSMNGCDQGVYAEGSENFMTALACIQLQGGLRPDQVGLGLPASGSAAGGGYVSPSLVNNALDCLAAKTSCGSFVPPSTWPTIRGAMTWSINWDASNGWSFVNTVAPHLAAMP, translated from the coding sequence ATGCTGGCCGCAATCCTTGTAGCCGCCGCGATGACCGTCGCCCTGAGCGCTTCCCGCGCCCGCGCCGACAGCAACCTGGTGGTGAACCCCGGCTTCGAAAACGGAAGCCTGAGCCCGTGGACGTGTGACGCGGGCACCGGCAGTGTCGTCGGTTCCCCGGTCCACAGCGGCAGCCACGCGCTGGCCGGAGCGGCGAACAACTCCGACGACGCGCAGTGCACGCAGACCATCTCCGTGCAGCCGAACTCGGCGTACACGCTGTCGGCCTACGTCGAGGGCGCCTACGTCTACATCGGCGCCACCGGCTACAGCTCCACGTGGACGCCGTCGGCGACCTCGTACCAGCAGCTGAGCACCAGCTTCACCACCGGCGCCTCGACCACGAGCGTCCAGATCTACCTGCACGGCTGGTACGGGCAGGGTACGTACTACGCCGACGACGTCTCGCTCGTCGGACCGGGTGGCCAGACTCAGGTGCCCCCCGTTCCGAGCGGTCTGTCGGTGACCGGTACGACGTCGAGTTCGGTGTCGCTGTCCTGGAGTGCGTCCACCGGTGCGACCGGGTACAACGTGTACCGCGGTGGCTCGAAGGTCGCCAGCGTGACCGGGACTTCGTACACCGACTCCGGCCTGAGCGCCTCCACCAGTTACAGCTACACGGTTTCCGCGACGAACTCTGCAGGGGAGTCGGCGCAGTCCGCAGCTGTCACAGGCACCACGGCCGGGAGCGGGACGACCGTCCCGCCGACGCCGGGCGGTCTGTCGGTGACCGGTACGACGTCGAGTTCGGTGTCGCTGTCGTGGAGTGCGTCCAGCGGTGCGACCGGGTACAACGTGTACCGCGGTGGCTCGAAGGTCGCCAGCGTGACCGGGACCTCCTACACCGACTCCGGCCTGAGCGCCTCCACCACCTACAGCTACGCGGTCACGGCGACCAACTCCGCCGGTGAGTCCGCGAAGTCCTCGGCGGTGAGCGCCACCACGTCCGGCACCGGCGGTACCGGCGGCGCGCTGCCCAAGCACGTGCTGACCGGCTACTGGCAGGACTTCGTGAACAGCGCCAAGCCGCTGAGCCTGGCGGCTGTGCCCTCCGGGTACAACCTGGTGGCCGTGGCGTTCGCGAACGCCGACGCGAGCAACCCCGGCGGCGTGACCTTCAGCGTCGACTCCGGGCTGTCCTCGGCGCTCGGCGGCTACACCGACGCGCAGTTCAAGGCGGACATCGCCACGCTGCACTCGCGCGGCCAGAAGGTGATCGTCTCGGTCGGCGGCCAGAACGGCGCGATCAGCGTCGGCGACACGGCCTCGGCGAACAACTTCGCGAACAGCGTCTACGGCATCATGCAGAGCTACGGGTTCGACGGCGTCGACATCGACCTGGAGAACGGCGTCAACGCCACGTACATGGCGCAGGCGCTGAACTCGCTGTCGGCCAAGGCCGGCTCGGGGCTGATCATCACCATGGCCCCGCAGACGATCGACATGCAGTCGACCGGCATGGCGTACTTCCAGCTGGCGCTGAACATCAAGAACATCCTCACGATCTCCAACACGCAGTACTACAACTCCGGGTCGATGAACGGCTGCGACCAGGGTGTGTACGCCGAGGGGAGTGAGAACTTCATGACCGCGCTGGCCTGCATCCAGCTCCAGGGCGGACTGCGCCCGGACCAGGTGGGGCTGGGCCTGCCGGCCTCCGGCAGCGCGGCCGGCGGCGGCTACGTCTCGCCGTCGCTGGTGAACAACGCGCTGGACTGCCTGGCGGCCAAGACGAGCTGCGGCTCGTTCGTCCCGCCGAGCACCTGGCCGACCATCCGCGGCGCGATGACCTGGTCGATCAACTGGGACGCGAGCAACGGATGGAGCTTCGTGAACACCGTCGCCCCGCACCTCGCGGCGATGCCGTGA
- a CDS encoding response regulator transcription factor, which translates to MRILVVDDDPAVRRALDHALRRDGYQVSLAGSGAEALSEHAENPPDALVLDVMMPEPNGLEICRRLREAGDGTPILLLTARDLIDDRVAGLDAGADDYLVKPFALAELRARLRALLRRTSAAATEDLVFGDLVLDTAACRATRAGRNLALTRTELALLEMFLRNPRRVLSRTQIFETVWGYDFGPDSNALWVSVSCLRSKLEAGGRPRVIQTVRGLGYVLREDP; encoded by the coding sequence ATGCGCATCCTGGTAGTGGATGACGACCCGGCCGTCCGCCGCGCGCTGGACCACGCGCTGCGGCGTGACGGCTATCAGGTCTCCCTGGCCGGCTCCGGAGCCGAGGCACTCAGCGAGCACGCCGAGAACCCGCCGGACGCCCTGGTTCTTGATGTCATGATGCCCGAGCCCAACGGCCTGGAGATCTGCCGGCGGCTGCGCGAGGCCGGCGACGGCACCCCGATCCTGCTGCTCACCGCGCGCGACCTGATCGACGACCGGGTCGCGGGGCTGGACGCCGGGGCTGACGACTACCTCGTCAAACCCTTCGCCCTGGCCGAATTGCGCGCGCGACTCAGGGCCCTGTTGCGCCGGACCAGCGCCGCGGCGACCGAGGACCTCGTCTTCGGCGACCTCGTCCTGGACACCGCGGCGTGCCGGGCCACGCGGGCCGGCCGGAACCTGGCGCTGACCCGGACGGAGCTGGCGCTGCTGGAGATGTTCCTGCGCAACCCGCGCCGGGTGCTGAGCCGGACCCAGATCTTCGAGACGGTGTGGGGCTACGACTTCGGCCCGGACTCCAACGCGCTGTGGGTGAGCGTCAGCTGTCTGCGATCCAAACTGGAGGCCGGCGGGCGGCCGCGCGTCATCCAGACCGTGCGGGGCCTGGGGTACGTGTTGCGGGAGGATCCGTGA
- a CDS encoding ATP-binding protein: MNLRGRVAIGGAVIVVAAVALVGAIEYPAIGAGLRANTDADLVAIAADAPATYKKLMAVESAENVLGDGNPSSKISIGKDFIELIRSPVDGQADKVAPVGRRDVQVAQGSAPPYFADVRSGGVLYRVYTTPIPGHPGALVRAATPESDPTGTLNRLAWLLVLLTPAAGLLAAVGARLLAARVLSPVARLTAAAERIAATGDLSAPIAVSGRDEVARLGLAFNAMTGALDGSVGAQRRLVADASHELRTPLTSLVTNLELLAERPDDPQAPALIGEALDQARRLSLLTGDLVDLARFGEPAARDEAVRMDLLCAELAAQRGASVSVSDSVPGSASVDAGSRAVVVRGDPAAWERAVGNLVDNALKFGTQADIAVRAVVGYAVIEVGDDGPGIPDADLPYVFDRFHRSPDARSLPGSGLGLAIAKQVAEAHGGRIEAVPRPVGVLLRITVPIAAAQ; encoded by the coding sequence GTGAACCTGCGCGGCCGGGTCGCGATCGGCGGCGCGGTGATCGTGGTCGCGGCGGTGGCGCTGGTCGGGGCGATCGAGTATCCGGCGATCGGCGCCGGGCTGCGGGCGAACACCGACGCCGATCTGGTCGCGATCGCGGCGGACGCCCCGGCCACGTACAAGAAGCTGATGGCCGTGGAGTCGGCGGAGAACGTGCTGGGCGACGGGAATCCGAGCTCGAAGATCTCGATCGGCAAGGACTTCATCGAGCTCATCAGGTCCCCGGTGGACGGGCAGGCCGACAAGGTCGCGCCGGTCGGCCGGCGGGACGTCCAGGTCGCCCAGGGTTCGGCGCCGCCGTATTTCGCCGATGTGCGCAGCGGCGGCGTCCTGTACCGCGTCTACACCACGCCGATCCCCGGCCACCCCGGCGCCCTGGTGCGCGCCGCGACGCCGGAGTCGGATCCGACCGGGACGCTGAACCGGCTGGCGTGGCTGCTGGTGCTGCTGACCCCGGCGGCCGGACTGCTCGCGGCGGTCGGCGCGCGCCTGTTGGCGGCCCGCGTGCTCAGCCCGGTCGCGCGGCTGACGGCGGCGGCCGAGCGCATCGCCGCGACCGGCGATCTGTCCGCGCCGATCGCGGTCTCCGGACGTGACGAGGTCGCGCGGCTGGGGTTGGCGTTCAACGCGATGACCGGTGCGCTGGACGGTTCGGTCGGGGCGCAGCGGCGGCTGGTGGCGGACGCCTCGCACGAGTTGCGCACGCCGTTGACGTCGCTGGTGACGAACCTGGAGCTGTTGGCGGAGCGTCCGGACGACCCGCAGGCGCCGGCGTTGATCGGCGAGGCCCTGGACCAGGCGCGCCGGTTGTCGCTGCTGACCGGCGACCTGGTGGATCTCGCGCGGTTCGGGGAGCCGGCGGCCCGGGACGAGGCGGTGCGGATGGATCTGCTGTGCGCGGAGTTGGCGGCTCAGCGCGGGGCTTCGGTTTCGGTTTCGGATTCGGTCCCGGGTTCGGCTTCGGTGGACGCCGGGAGCCGGGCGGTCGTGGTGCGCGGGGATCCGGCGGCCTGGGAACGCGCGGTCGGGAACCTGGTCGACAACGCGCTGAAGTTCGGGACGCAGGCCGATATCGCGGTGCGGGCGGTCGTGGGGTACGCCGTCATCGAAGTCGGCGACGACGGGCCCGGCATCCCGGACGCCGACCTGCCTTACGTCTTCGACCGCTTCCACCGCTCGCCGGACGCGCGGTCGCTGCCGGGGTCGGGGCTCGGCCTGGCGATCGCCAAGCAGGTGGCCGAGGCGCACGGCGGCCGGATCGAGGCCGTGCCGCGTCCGGTCGGCGTGCTGCTGCGGATCACTGTCCCGATCGCAGCAGCACAGTGA
- a CDS encoding barstar family protein yields the protein MTALAHVLGEVGPGVHIWNSDRPAAEIRAEAEEIAWRCVFVDCSHVHDKPQFLEECERSYHFPAYFGHNWDALADCLADLQWLPPPAPGSNGGILTIVENSTVFAFADLDTYSIALEVWEEAAEAWRRIGVPFTVLLRSGQ from the coding sequence ATGACAGCGTTGGCCCACGTCCTCGGCGAGGTCGGTCCCGGGGTCCACATCTGGAACTCCGACCGCCCGGCGGCCGAGATCCGTGCCGAGGCCGAGGAGATCGCCTGGCGCTGCGTCTTCGTGGACTGCTCGCACGTCCATGACAAGCCGCAGTTCCTCGAGGAGTGCGAACGCTCCTACCATTTCCCCGCCTATTTCGGCCACAACTGGGACGCCTTGGCCGACTGTCTCGCCGATCTGCAATGGCTGCCGCCGCCGGCGCCCGGCAGCAACGGCGGGATCCTGACCATCGTCGAGAACAGCACCGTCTTCGCCTTCGCCGACCTGGACACCTACAGCATCGCCCTGGAGGTCTGGGAGGAGGCCGCCGAGGCCTGGCGCCGGATCGGCGTGCCGTTCACTGTGCTGCTGCGATCGGGACAGTGA
- a CDS encoding ribonuclease domain-containing protein, giving the protein MTPSASPRARPFAALLALLVAAVLGLSGCGSSSSKTAAAALKPAGMAAVAETSLPAEARDVIKRIENGGALQYRQDGATFQNRERLLPAEPSGYYREYTVATPGAVDRGARRLILGKNGELYYTPDHYKSFLWVLRGGVT; this is encoded by the coding sequence GTGACCCCGTCCGCGTCGCCCCGAGCCAGGCCCTTCGCGGCGCTGCTCGCGCTCCTGGTCGCGGCGGTCCTGGGTCTGTCGGGCTGCGGCAGCTCCTCCAGCAAGACGGCGGCCGCGGCCCTCAAACCCGCGGGCATGGCCGCCGTCGCCGAGACGAGCCTGCCCGCCGAGGCGCGGGACGTCATCAAGCGCATCGAGAACGGCGGCGCCCTCCAGTACCGCCAGGACGGCGCCACCTTCCAGAACCGCGAGCGCCTCTTGCCCGCCGAGCCCAGCGGCTACTACCGCGAGTACACCGTCGCCACGCCGGGGGCGGTCGACCGCGGGGCACGGCGGCTCATCCTCGGCAAGAACGGCGAGCTCTACTACACCCCGGACCATTACAAGTCCTTCCTGTGGGTGTTGCGAGGTGGTGTGACATGA
- the thiE gene encoding thiamine phosphate synthase has product MSAAAAPDTAPAPALRDKLADARLYLCCDAREKQGDLPEFLDAVLSGGVDIVQLRQKGIEARQELAALEVFADACRRHGKLLAVNDRADVALGAGADVLHLGQDDLPVPLARRVIGQAPLIGRSCHAEEEVDAAAMEPGVDYFCTGPVWPTPTKPGRPAPGLSLVEYAAVLAPEGARPWFAIGGIDAGNLGEVLDAGARRVVVVRALTEAADPHAAAAELSGMLRG; this is encoded by the coding sequence GTGAGTGCTGCCGCTGCCCCTGACACCGCCCCCGCCCCCGCCCTGCGCGACAAACTGGCCGACGCGCGCCTGTACCTGTGCTGCGACGCCCGCGAGAAGCAGGGCGACCTGCCGGAGTTCCTGGACGCGGTCCTGTCCGGCGGCGTGGACATCGTCCAGCTGCGGCAGAAGGGCATCGAGGCCCGGCAGGAACTGGCGGCGCTGGAGGTGTTCGCCGACGCCTGCCGCCGCCACGGCAAGCTGCTGGCCGTGAACGACCGCGCCGACGTCGCGCTCGGCGCCGGCGCGGACGTCCTGCACCTGGGCCAGGACGACCTGCCGGTCCCGCTCGCCCGCCGCGTCATCGGCCAAGCGCCGCTGATCGGCCGCTCCTGCCACGCCGAAGAAGAAGTCGACGCCGCGGCCATGGAGCCCGGCGTGGACTACTTCTGCACCGGCCCGGTCTGGCCGACCCCGACCAAACCCGGCCGCCCCGCCCCCGGCCTGAGCCTGGTCGAGTACGCGGCGGTCCTGGCGCCCGAAGGCGCCCGGCCCTGGTTCGCGATCGGCGGCATCGACGCCGGCAACCTCGGCGAGGTGCTGGATGCCGGCGCGCGCCGGGTGGTCGTGGTGCGGGCGCTGACCGAGGCCGCCGATCCGCACGCGGCCGCGGCGGAGCTCAGCGGGATGCTGCGGGGGTAG
- a CDS encoding Rv2175c family DNA-binding protein: MLGSVTEKNTAVGTAHAEAHRDSIDPETDALVGDWLTLPDVAERFGVQVTRVRQLLRDNQLIAVRRGENNALHVPAGFLIEDHTVKGLTGTLTLLRDAKFTDEEALRWLFTPDDSLPGTPVQALRENRGTEVRRRAQAEL, from the coding sequence ATGCTTGGGAGCGTGACTGAGAAGAACACCGCAGTTGGCACCGCACACGCCGAGGCCCACCGCGACTCGATCGACCCCGAGACCGACGCACTGGTGGGGGACTGGCTCACCCTGCCCGACGTCGCCGAGCGCTTCGGCGTCCAGGTGACCCGCGTCCGGCAGCTCCTGCGCGACAACCAGCTGATCGCCGTCCGCCGCGGCGAGAACAACGCCCTGCACGTCCCGGCCGGCTTCCTCATCGAAGACCACACGGTCAAGGGCCTGACCGGCACCCTGACCCTGCTCAGGGACGCGAAGTTCACCGACGAGGAAGCCCTGCGCTGGCTGTTCACGCCGGACGACTCGCTGCCCGGCACGCCGGTCCAGGCGCTGCGCGAGAACCGCGGGACCGAGGTGCGCCGGCGTGCGCAGGCCGAGCTGTGA
- a CDS encoding NAD(P)/FAD-dependent oxidoreductase, whose translation MKLERVLVVGGGMAGLHTVRSLREKGFHGSVTFLGEEKHAPYDRPPLSKAMLAAGRGAVEEVEELAFAFDFAEAEVECRFGERAVGWAPGVVTTETGVELRYDRLVVATGSVPVQLGFGETLRTYEDALRLRERVLGGKPMAIVGAGWIGAEVATAARNAGTEVVVHEARERPLAAIFPPAIGQAMAGWYAEAGAVLKCSDPVTGPPPGSDHTLVAVGARPDTRWLGEAFHRAQDGSLLVSEYLETNVPGVFAVGDVAAYRSVRYGGRHIRVEHWDNALRGPQSLVPNLLEGVGAELYDPVPYFWSEQFGRMVQYIGHHTSADRLVLRGDLSAPTWSVCWLDPHARLTAVLAIGRPRDLAQGRRLVTAGAVMDAARVADAGAPLTAAVL comes from the coding sequence ATGAAACTAGAACGTGTTCTCGTCGTCGGCGGCGGCATGGCAGGACTGCACACGGTGCGGTCGCTGCGCGAAAAGGGTTTCCACGGCTCGGTCACGTTCCTGGGCGAGGAGAAACACGCGCCCTACGACCGGCCCCCGTTGTCCAAAGCGATGCTGGCCGCCGGGCGCGGCGCGGTCGAGGAGGTCGAGGAGCTCGCCTTCGCGTTCGACTTCGCCGAGGCCGAGGTGGAGTGCCGGTTCGGCGAGCGAGCCGTCGGCTGGGCCCCCGGAGTGGTGACCACCGAGACCGGCGTCGAGCTGCGCTACGACCGGCTGGTCGTGGCCACCGGATCGGTGCCGGTCCAGCTCGGCTTCGGCGAGACGCTGCGCACCTACGAGGACGCGCTGCGGCTGCGCGAGCGCGTCCTGGGCGGCAAGCCGATGGCCATCGTCGGCGCGGGATGGATCGGCGCCGAGGTGGCCACCGCGGCCCGCAACGCCGGGACCGAGGTCGTGGTCCACGAGGCGCGCGAGCGCCCGCTGGCCGCGATCTTCCCGCCGGCGATCGGGCAGGCGATGGCCGGCTGGTACGCCGAGGCCGGCGCCGTGCTCAAGTGCTCGGACCCGGTCACCGGGCCGCCCCCGGGCTCCGACCACACCCTGGTCGCCGTCGGGGCCCGCCCGGACACCCGCTGGCTCGGCGAGGCGTTCCACCGGGCCCAGGACGGCTCGCTGCTGGTCTCGGAGTATCTGGAGACGAACGTGCCCGGCGTGTTCGCCGTCGGGGACGTCGCGGCGTATCGCAGCGTGCGCTACGGCGGGCGCCACATCCGCGTCGAACACTGGGACAACGCGCTGCGGGGCCCGCAGTCGCTGGTGCCGAACCTGCTGGAGGGCGTCGGCGCGGAGCTGTACGACCCGGTGCCCTACTTCTGGAGCGAGCAGTTCGGACGGATGGTGCAGTACATCGGGCACCACACCTCCGCCGACCGCCTGGTGCTGCGCGGCGACCTCAGCGCGCCGACGTGGTCGGTGTGCTGGCTTGATCCACACGCCCGGCTGACCGCCGTCCTGGCGATCGGGCGCCCCCGCGATCTGGCGCAGGGCCGCCGCCTGGTGACCGCCGGAGCCGTGATGGACGCCGCCCGGGTGGCCGATGCCGGAGCACCTTTAACGGCGGCGGTGCTCTAG
- a CDS encoding low temperature requirement protein A: MASEDYPDTPIESDEDDGSADIAADDAGPDKGRSPHAVQRVTWAELFFDLVFVFAVTQVAHAMYVGAGWADLGRSVLLFVPFWWAWVGCAIVFNGMVISATKRHLVLLAIAGAAFVMCVSVPDAYGNRGVLFGAAYLVSRILLGATMQARDAFQIRLNPFTVGVLAGVAWTVAGFLPSDTRQWVWLAIAAVELAVPIVLGHRLDYMQFDASHLPERFGLFVIIALGETLVGIGQGGTRNALHGEEAVTLFVAFLLSCGLWWTYFQYGASATEHALKVAKVPALLVRSSFSYGHMLFVLGIMLAAAGMAQAVAAPGAHPHGVHALLLGSGVSLYIATFCYTRIMMFGGASWTRTVAALLAIVVTACSPAMPAIAPLALLAALVIALNAFEFYWVSSGKQLMLINVWQGAAGR; the protein is encoded by the coding sequence GTGGCGAGCGAGGACTACCCGGACACCCCGATCGAATCCGACGAGGACGACGGCAGCGCCGACATAGCGGCCGACGACGCCGGCCCGGACAAGGGCCGCTCCCCGCACGCGGTACAGCGCGTGACCTGGGCCGAGCTGTTCTTCGACCTGGTGTTCGTGTTCGCCGTCACCCAGGTCGCGCACGCGATGTACGTCGGGGCCGGCTGGGCGGACCTGGGCCGCTCGGTGCTGCTGTTCGTGCCGTTCTGGTGGGCTTGGGTGGGCTGCGCCATCGTGTTCAACGGCATGGTCATCTCGGCGACGAAGCGGCACCTGGTGCTGCTGGCCATCGCCGGGGCGGCGTTCGTCATGTGCGTCTCGGTGCCGGACGCCTACGGCAACCGCGGCGTGCTGTTCGGTGCGGCGTACCTGGTCTCCCGGATCCTGCTCGGCGCCACGATGCAGGCGCGCGACGCGTTCCAGATCCGGCTCAACCCGTTCACCGTCGGCGTCCTGGCCGGCGTGGCCTGGACGGTTGCCGGATTCCTGCCGAGCGACACCCGGCAGTGGGTGTGGCTGGCGATCGCGGCGGTCGAGCTCGCGGTCCCGATCGTGCTGGGGCACCGGCTGGACTACATGCAGTTCGACGCCTCGCACCTGCCGGAGCGCTTCGGGCTGTTCGTCATCATCGCGCTCGGCGAGACGCTGGTCGGGATCGGGCAGGGCGGCACGCGCAACGCGCTGCACGGCGAGGAGGCGGTGACGCTGTTCGTGGCGTTCCTGCTCTCGTGCGGGCTGTGGTGGACGTACTTCCAGTACGGCGCCTCGGCGACCGAGCACGCCCTGAAAGTCGCCAAGGTCCCGGCGCTGCTGGTGCGCTCCTCCTTCTCCTACGGCCACATGCTGTTCGTGCTGGGCATCATGCTGGCCGCGGCCGGCATGGCGCAGGCGGTGGCCGCCCCGGGGGCGCACCCGCACGGCGTGCACGCGCTGCTGCTCGGCAGCGGCGTCTCGCTGTACATAGCGACCTTCTGCTACACGCGGATCATGATGTTCGGCGGCGCCTCCTGGACCCGCACGGTGGCCGCGCTGCTGGCGATCGTGGTCACGGCCTGCTCCCCGGCGATGCCCGCGATCGCGCCGCTGGCGCTGCTGGCCGCGCTGGTCATCGCGCTGAACGCGTTCGAGTTCTACTGGGTCAGCTCCGGCAAGCAGCTGATGCTGATCAACGTCTGGCAGGGTGCCGCCGGGCGGTGA
- the thiO gene encoding glycine oxidase ThiO yields MPVPASSDVLIIGGGLIGLATAWRTAERGLSVTICDPAPGSNASFAAAGMLTPVTELHYGEETLLGLNLASAARYPSFMEELREAADGLDPGYREAGTLVVAFDADDREVLSELHTFQQSLGLKAEWLTGREARRLEPMLAPAVRGGLLVSGDHQVDNRMLLAALFAALERNPDVTIVRAKVAELTVTGDRATGVVLEDGTALSAGQVVLSAGCWSGQIAGVPEELVPPVRPIKGQIIRLAVPDVFKPFLSRTVRYVVRNNHAYLVPRAHGELVLGATVEEQDYDTAVTAGGVYELLRDARELVPGITELPLVETRAALRPGTPDNAPLIGPTALPGLLYATGHYRHGVLLTPATADGMAEVLATGTVPEALAPFSPLRFAGSQK; encoded by the coding sequence ATGCCAGTGCCTGCCAGTTCCGACGTCCTGATCATCGGCGGCGGCCTGATCGGGTTGGCCACCGCCTGGCGGACCGCCGAGCGCGGACTGTCGGTGACGATCTGTGATCCGGCGCCGGGATCCAACGCCTCCTTCGCCGCCGCCGGGATGCTCACGCCGGTCACCGAGCTGCACTACGGCGAGGAGACGCTGCTGGGCCTGAACCTGGCCTCGGCCGCGCGCTACCCCTCCTTCATGGAGGAACTGCGGGAGGCCGCCGACGGGCTGGATCCGGGATACCGCGAAGCCGGGACACTGGTCGTCGCCTTCGACGCGGACGACCGGGAGGTCCTCTCCGAGCTCCACACGTTCCAGCAATCCCTTGGCCTGAAAGCAGAATGGCTCACCGGCCGGGAGGCGCGGCGGCTGGAGCCGATGCTGGCGCCGGCGGTGCGCGGCGGGCTGCTGGTGTCCGGGGACCACCAGGTCGACAACCGGATGCTGCTGGCCGCGCTGTTCGCGGCGCTGGAACGGAATCCGGACGTCACGATCGTGCGCGCCAAGGTCGCCGAGCTGACCGTGACCGGGGACCGCGCGACCGGCGTGGTGCTGGAGGACGGCACCGCGCTCTCGGCGGGACAGGTGGTGCTCTCGGCCGGATGCTGGTCCGGGCAGATCGCCGGCGTCCCGGAGGAACTGGTCCCGCCGGTGCGGCCGATCAAGGGGCAGATCATCCGGCTGGCGGTGCCGGACGTCTTCAAGCCGTTCCTGTCCCGCACGGTGCGCTACGTCGTCCGCAACAACCACGCCTACCTCGTGCCCCGCGCGCACGGCGAACTCGTACTCGGCGCGACCGTCGAGGAGCAGGACTACGACACCGCGGTCACCGCCGGCGGCGTCTACGAGCTGCTGCGCGACGCCCGCGAGCTGGTCCCCGGCATCACCGAGCTGCCGCTGGTCGAGACCCGCGCCGCGCTGCGCCCCGGCACCCCCGACAACGCCCCGCTGATCGGCCCCACCGCGCTGCCCGGGCTGCTGTACGCCACCGGCCACTACCGGCACGGCGTCCTGCTCACCCCGGCCACCGCGGACGGCATGGCGGAGGTCCTGGCCACCGGCACGGTCCCGGAGGCGCTGGCCCCCTTCAGTCCTCTCAGGTTCGCGGGATCCCAGAAATGA
- the thiS gene encoding sulfur carrier protein ThiS, translating to MSVEHIMQLSVNGEASQIAEGASVADLVVSLVEAARDGNRGGIAVAVNETVVPRASWDGTPLAAGDRVEILTAVQGG from the coding sequence ATGAGCGTCGAGCACATCATGCAGCTGTCAGTGAACGGCGAGGCCTCGCAGATCGCCGAGGGCGCCTCCGTCGCGGACCTGGTCGTCTCGCTCGTCGAGGCGGCCCGGGACGGCAACCGGGGCGGCATCGCCGTGGCCGTCAACGAAACCGTCGTCCCGCGCGCTTCCTGGGACGGCACCCCGCTCGCGGCCGGCGACCGGGTGGAGATCCTCACCGCCGTGCAAGGAGGCTGA
- a CDS encoding thiazole synthase, giving the protein MTDPVSDARFEIAGKTFSSRLIMGTGGAPSLDVLEQALLASGTELTTVALRRVSTATRGSVLDVLGRNGIQVLPNTAGCFTAGEAILTAKLAREALGTDWVKVEVIADEHTLLPDPIELVAACEALVDDGFTVLPYTSDDPVLAKRLEQIGCAAVMPAGAPIGSGLGVRNPHNIELMVDAVSVPVILDAGIGTASDAALAMELGCSAVMLATAVTRAQHPVAMATAMRHAIEAGRLARAAGRMPKRYHAQASSTMDGRAHLRDEVPAFDSGD; this is encoded by the coding sequence ATGACCGACCCCGTCTCCGACGCCAGGTTCGAGATCGCCGGGAAGACCTTCTCCTCCCGCCTGATCATGGGAACCGGCGGAGCGCCGTCCCTGGACGTCCTGGAGCAGGCGCTGCTGGCCTCCGGCACCGAGCTGACCACCGTGGCGCTGCGCCGCGTGTCCACCGCCACCCGCGGCTCGGTCCTGGACGTGCTGGGCCGCAACGGCATCCAGGTCCTGCCGAACACCGCCGGCTGCTTCACCGCCGGCGAGGCGATCCTGACCGCCAAACTGGCCCGCGAGGCCCTGGGCACCGACTGGGTCAAGGTCGAGGTGATCGCCGACGAGCACACCCTGCTGCCGGACCCGATCGAGCTGGTCGCGGCCTGCGAGGCGCTGGTCGACGACGGCTTCACGGTCCTGCCGTACACCTCCGACGACCCGGTGCTGGCCAAGCGGCTGGAGCAGATCGGCTGCGCGGCCGTGATGCCGGCCGGCGCCCCGATCGGCTCGGGCCTGGGCGTACGCAACCCGCACAACATCGAGCTGATGGTGGACGCGGTCTCGGTCCCGGTGATCCTGGACGCCGGCATCGGCACCGCCTCGGACGCCGCCCTGGCCATGGAACTGGGCTGCTCGGCGGTCATGCTCGCCACCGCCGTCACCCGTGCCCAGCACCCAGTGGCCATGGCCACCGCGATGCGGCACGCGATCGAGGCCGGCCGGCTGGCCCGCGCAGCGGGGCGGATGCCCAAGCGCTACCACGCGCAGGCGTCCTCGACCATGGACGGCCGGGCGCACCTGCGGGACGAGGTGCCGGCGTTCGACTCGGGCGACTGA